AAACTAAAATCGTACATTGTTAATGCTATGGTTCCTTAAATGAAATATCGTCTTAAATCCTCTCCATAGTTTCTGCCTTTATCCATCCCCCGGCGCCGCTCATGAGCCGGACGAGGTTCCATTCGTCCTGACTGCGCTCAAGGGTGACCGTTGTACCCTCATGAACGGTAAAGATATGGGTATTATCCGTACCCGGACCGGAATACGCATTCGCATTGTCAACCATAATAACCGCTTCCACTTTTGTATCGCGCTCATGTATTTTTTCGACGAGGATACCTGTCGAAACAAAAAACACAAGACCGCAGAGGGCGCTTACAACAATCAGTGTCAAACGTTTCAGCTTCCCGAGGAAAAGCATCGTTGTGGCGAAAACCATTGCCAATAAAAACGAAATCCCCGACCAGAGCGCCGCGGTATTGATATTGATGGTATTGTAATGACCGGTAATGAACGCCACGACAGGATTATCGTTCGCCGGCTCCTTATCCTGTTTGATACTGTTGAGAAACGCCAGATTGGTGAGAGCATCTTCGTCCGAGGGCGCAAGTTTGAGCGAACGCCTGAGGTACAGAATTGCCTTGCCGAGGGCACCGTTTCGATATGCGGCGTTCGAGGCATTATAATACAGATCGGGATTGACGATTCCTTCTCCAATGAGCTGTTCGTACAGGTCGAGAGCCTCTTTGAATTTTCCCCCGCGATAGAGTGAGCCCGCTTCGTTGTATTTCGATGCGGATTCCATTTCATTGAGAGCCGGAACATTCGCCGGTTTAATTACCCATAACAGTACCAGCAGCGGAACGATCAAAAGGTGCTTTCTCATATGACTTCTCTCAGCCTGGCGAGGATGGTACGGGTATCTTCCAGCAGTTTCTGCTGCATTTCATGTCCGGAACCGGATGATGAGAACCTGAAAAAGTCGCAGAGCTCGAGTGTTTTTCCGATGTGCTCGGCCATGTCCGGATCGACCGCGTTTTTTCTGAGAATTTCATTAAGGGCGGCTGTGGTCAACGAGCCCGTGTCGATATTCAAACAGTCGCCGATATAATCGGTTATACTTTCGCTCAGGGCGCCGTAATAGGCTGCCGTCTCTCCTTTATTCATTTTATGCGAGGCTTCTTCGAGCTTCTTCTGGGCTTTTTTCCAGGATTTGAGCCTCCGTTTCAGCCCCGTATTGCGTTCGATGGTATCCCGCCGTTTTTTAAGGACAAGCGCAGCGACAAAAAATGTAAAAGGCAGAAAATAAATACAGTAGAATACCATGTTTGTGTAAAGCTGTTTTCTTGTATTGTTCAGAATGACCTTGTCCGGTTTTATATACCGTATATCCCGGGCAATGTTGTCGATGGAATTACGCTGATCGCCGCCGGATACGGCGCCTGCGGCCTCGGGATTGCCGGGTGTAACTTTAAGGGCGATTGCCTGTGTCGATACCGTATGGTATGAATGGTCCTCGGGATCGAAAAAGGAGAGGCTGAACGGCTCGATGGAGATGTTTCCCTGAAATTTAGGCATGAGAATGTATTCCCATGTTTTCCCGCCTCCGATTATAAAACCCGAATTTGAGATGGAGTTGGAAACC
The DNA window shown above is from bacterium and carries:
- a CDS encoding tetratricopeptide repeat protein, whose translation is MRKHLLIVPLLVLLWVIKPANVPALNEMESASKYNEAGSLYRGGKFKEALDLYEQLIGEGIVNPDLYYNASNAAYRNGALGKAILYLRRSLKLAPSDEDALTNLAFLNSIKQDKEPANDNPVVAFITGHYNTININTAALWSGISFLLAMVFATTMLFLGKLKRLTLIVVSALCGLVFFVSTGILVEKIHERDTKVEAVIMVDNANAYSGPGTDNTHIFTVHEGTTVTLERSQDEWNLVRLMSGAGGWIKAETMERI